In a single window of the Coregonus clupeaformis isolate EN_2021a chromosome 10, ASM2061545v1, whole genome shotgun sequence genome:
- the rh50 gene encoding rh50-like protein produces the protein MNKSTSLRVRLPVLVLLMEVVFLGLFAGFVTYDDNANAKFQNNETNPMDNSLYRDYPFFADVQVMIFIGFGCLLAFLRLYGFSGMVFNFLTATFTIQWAILIQGYFQFYSDGKIHLGVINLLNAEFACAVVLISFGAVLGKTSPVQLLVMALLEVPIFAVTEWAVLKYLKINDAGGSILIHLFACYFGLGVTFVLYRPSLNDGHVNEITSYQSDILSVMGTLFLWVFWPSFNSALTLKGDDQHRAVLHTFIGLSSSTMTAFALSAVFNKRGKLTMADIQNVTLAGGVTVGASVDMMISPAAAYALGIMGCTACFMGYRYLTPFLARRFRIQDQCGIHNLHGLTGLISCMAGICAILMANEETYGPSMYQIFAHCAPMEGDPKLLELQQLIPGLTPGLGRTTKEQALYQVAAIFSTIGAAAVGGVLTGFALKLPCLSSPSDEFCFDDKLFFDVPSDFDSMRVHKAGIKDNQDNTKV, from the coding sequence ATGAATAAGTCCACTAGCCTGAGGGTGCGCTTGCCAGTGCTGGTACTGTTGATGGAAGTGGTTTTCCTTGGTCTCTTTGCCGGCTTTGTCACCTACGACGACAATGCCAACGCCAAGTTTCAGAACAATGAGACCAACCCTATGGACAACTCCCTGTATCGGGACTATCCCTTCTTCGCGGATGTGCAGGTGATGATCTTCATCGGCTTCGGCTGCCTGCTGGCCTTCCTGCGGCTCTACGGCTTCAGCGGGATGGTCTTCAACTTCTTAACAGCCACCTTCACCATCCAGTGGGCCATCTTGATTCAGGGCTATTTCCAGTTCTACTCTGATGGAAAGATCCACCTTGGGGTCATCAACCTGCTCAATGCTGAGTTTGCCTGTGCCGTGGTGCTCATCTCCTTCGGGGCGGTGCTGGGAAAGACCAGTCCGGTGCAGCTGCTGGTCATGGCCCTGCTAGAGGTCCCTATCTTTGCCGTGACAGAGTGGGCTGTGCTGAAGTACCTAAAGATCAATGACGCAGGTGGCTCCATCCTCATCCACCTGTTTGCATGTTACTTTGGGTTGGGGGTCACGTTTGTGCTGTATCGGCCTAGCCTGAATGACGGCCACGTCAATGAGATTACCAGTTACCAGTCAGACATCCTGTCGGTGATGGGAACCTTGTTTCTCTGGGTGTTCTGGCCCTCTTTCAACTCGGCTCTGACCTTAAAGGGTGATGACCAGCACAGGGCCGTCCTGCACACCTTCATAGGCCTCAGCTCCTCAACGATGACTGCTTTCGCCTTATCTGCCGTATTCAACAAGAGAGGCAAGCTCACCATGGCCGACATTCAGAATGTGACTCTGGCGGGTGGTGTGACTGTTGGGGCCTCTGTGGACATGATGATCTCCCCTGCAGCCGCCTACGCCCTTGGGATCATGGGCTGTACAGCCTGCTTCATGGGATACAGATACCTCACCCCGTTCCTGGCCCGCCGCTTCAGGATCCAAGACCAGTGTGGCATCCACAATCTCCACGGCCTCACCGGCCTCATATCCTGCATGGCCGGCATTTGTGCCATCCTCATGGCCAACGAGGAAACCTATGGCCCCAGCATGTACCAGATCTTCGCCCACTGTGCACCCATGGAAGGAGACCCAAAGCTCCTAGAGCTACAGCAGCTGATCCCAGGGCTGACACCCGGCCTGGGGCGCACCACCAAGGAGCAAGCCCTCTACCAGGTGGCAGCTATCTTCTCTACTATCGGGGCAGCCGCTGTCGGTGGGGTGCTGACCGGCTTCGCACTGAAGCTGCCCTGTCTCTCCTCGCCGTCTGACGAGTTCTGCTTTGACGACAAGCTGTTCTTTGACGTTCCCTCTGATTTTGACAGCATGAGGGTGCACAAGGCCGGCATAAAGGACAATCAGGACAATACCAAGGTCTGA